The following are encoded in a window of Physeter macrocephalus isolate SW-GA chromosome 9, ASM283717v5, whole genome shotgun sequence genomic DNA:
- the PNMA2 gene encoding paraneoplastic antigen Ma2, protein MALALLEDWCKIMSVDEQKSLMVMGIPVGCNEAEIQEVLQETLKSLGRYRVLGKIFRKQENANAVLVELLEDTDVSVIPSEVQGKGGIWKVIFKTPNQDTEFLERLNLFLEKEGQTVSGMFRALGHKGVSPVARPCVSPELLAHLLGQAIAHTPQPLLPMRYRKLRVFSGSAVPAPEEEPFEIWLEQATEIVKEWPVAEAEKKRWLMESLRGPALDLMHIVQADNPSVSVEECLEAFKQVFGSLESRRTSQVKYLKTYQEEGEKVSAYVLRLETLLRRAVEKRAIPRNIADQVRLEQVMAGASLSEILWCRLRELRDQGPPPSFLDLMKVIREEEEEEASFENENTEEPEDGDGYAHWDNGAGD, encoded by the coding sequence ATGGCACTGGCCCTGTTGGAGGACTGGTGTAAGATCATGAGTGTGGACGAGCAGAAATCACTCATGGTCATGGGGATACCGGTGGGCTGCAATGAAGCCGAGATTCAGGAGGTCCTCCAGGAGACTTTGAAGTCTCTGGGCAGGTACAGAGTGCTTGGCAAAATATTCAGGAAGCAGGAGAATGCCAATGCGGTGTTGGTAGAGCTTCTGGAGGACACTGACGTCTCTGTGATCCCCAGCGAGGTTCAGGGAAAGGGGGGTATCTGGAAAGTGATCTTTAAGACCCCTAACCAGGACACTGAATTTCTTGAAAGACTGAACCTCTTTCTAGAGAAAGAGGGGCAGACGGTCTCGGGAATGTTCCGAGCGCTTGGGCATAAGGGAGTGTCTCCAGTGGCCAGGCCCTGTGTCTCACCGGAGTTATTGGCCCATCTGCTGGGACAGGCAATAGCACACACCCCTCAGCCTTTGCTCCCCATGAGGTACCGGAAACTGAGAGTGTTCTCAGGGAGCGCTGTGCCCGCCCCAGAGGAAGAGCCCTTTGAAATCTGGTTGGAACAGGCCACCGAGATAGTCAAAGAGTGGCCGGTAgcagaggcagaaaagaaaagatggttgatGGAAAGCCTTCGTGGCCCTGCCCTGGACCTCATGCACATAGTCCAGGCAGACAATCCGTCCGTAAGTGTGGAAGAGTGTTTGGAAGCCTTTAAGCAAGTGTTTGGAAGCCTGGAGAGTCGTAGGACCTCCCAGGTGAAATACCTGAAGACCtaccaggaggaaggagagaaagtctCAGCGTACGTGTTACGGTTAGAAACCCTGCTGCGGAGAGCTGTGGAGAAGCGGGCCATCCCGAGGAACATCGCGGACCAGGTCCGCTTGGAGCAGGTCATGGCCGGGGCGAGCCTCAGTGAGATCCTCTGGTGCAGGCTTAGGGAGCTGAGAGACCAGGGGCCCCCTCCCAGCTTCCTGGACTTAATGAAGGTAATCCgcgaagaagaggaggaagaggcctcttttgaaaatgagaataCTGAAGAGCCAGAAGATGGGGACGGCTATGCCCACTGGGATAACGGGGCCGGTGACTGA